The Terrirubrum flagellatum nucleotide sequence ATTCGCAGTGAAATCTGGCTGAAGCTGTGGGGCAATCTCTGCTTCAATCCGATTAGCGCGCTGACGCGTGCGACGCTTGACGTTGTCGCGGCTGAGCCGGGCACACGGGCGCTTTCCATCGCGATGATGACTGAAGCGAAAAAAATCGCCGAATTGTTCGGCGCGTCCTTCCGGGTCGACATCGAACGGAGAGTAAATGGCGCGGCGCGCGTCGGCGCCCATCGCACCTCGATGCTGCAGGATCTCGAGCATGGCCGTCCGCTTGAGATCGACGCGCTGCTGACGTCCGTGCAGGAGATGGGGCGCTTCGCAGGCGTCGAGACGCCCTATATCGACGCCGTGCTCGGGCTCGTGCAGCAGCTCGGACGTTCGCTCGGGCTCTATCCCGCGATATCGCGGAAAGCAGTCGCGCATCCGGTGGAAGCGCCGAGATTGCGAGCTGCGGGATGAAACGACTTGATGATGCGGAGCTTGCGCCTGAGCGCCGAGGGACTGCAGGCGCGACGCGCATTGTTTTTCTTGATCGCGGGACGATTGGCCCGACGGTTGAGCTTGCCCGCCCGGCGTTTGATCATGAATGGATCGAATACGCCTCGACTGCGCCGGCCGATATTGTTGGATGTCTCAAGGGCGCGCGCATCGCGATCACTAACAAGGCGCCGATTCGCCGCGCCGATCTCGAAGCGCTGCCTGACCTGAAGATGATTGCCGTCGCGGCCACGGGCTACGACGTTGTCGATGTCGCCGCCTGCCGCGAGCGCGGAATCATCGTCTCGAATGTGCGAGGCTACGCCGTCAACACGGTCCCCGAACATACGTTCGCGCTGATCCTCGCTCTGCGGCGTTCGATCATCGGTTATCGTCAAGACGTCATCGACGGGAAATGGCGAGAAGCTGGCCAGTTCTGCTTCTTCACTCATCCGATCCGCGATCTCGCGGGCTCGACGCTCGGAATCATTGGCGAAGGCGCCATCGGCCAGGCAGTGGCGCGGTTAGGCCAGGCGTTCGGCATGCGCACTTTGTTCGCGGCGCATAAGGGCGTCAGCGGGCTTGGTCCGCTCTATACGCCATTCGACGAAGTGCTCACCACGAGCGATGTCATCACCTTGCACAGCCCGCTCACGCCAGGCACGCGCGACATGATTGACATGGCGGAGTTTCGCAAGATGGCGAAACGTCCGTTGCTCATCAACACGGCGCGCGGCGGGCTCGTTGTTGAATCTGATCTCGTGCGCGCTCTGGATGAAGGGTTGATCGCCGGCGCGGGCTTTGATTGCGTCACGGCCGAGCCGTTCCCGGTCGATCACCCATTCTCCGCGATTCTCGAACGTCCGAACGTCATCGTCACGCCTCATGTTGCCTGGGCGAGCGAGGAGGCGATGCAGACGCTCTGGCGGCAGGTGATCGGCCACATCGAGAATTTTGAGAAGGGCAGGCCGTCAAACACGGTCTGATGGTTCGGAGCGTTCGCCGAGCCGCATGATCAAAGGGAGGAAAAGGCAGAGATGAATATCCACGAATATCAGGCGAAGGAGCTCTACCGACAATATGGCGTCCCGACGCCGCAAGGCTTCGCGGCGTTCACTGTCGATGAAGCGGTCGAAGCCGCGCGCAAACTGCCGGGACCCCTGTGGGTCGTGAAGGCGCAGATTCATGCGGGCGGGCGCGGCAAGGGTAAATTCAAGGAATTCTCCGCCGGGGAGAAAGGCGGCGTGCGGCTCGCGCGCTCGATCGACGAAGTCGCCTTGTTCGCAAAGCAGATGCTGGGCGCGACGCTTGTGACGGCGCAGACAGGCGGCGAGGGCCGCAAGGTGCGCAGGCTCTATATCGAGAACGGCTCGGCGATCGATCGCGAGCTCTACCTCTCGGCGATCATCGATCGCGGCTCATCGCGCGTCGCCTTCATCGCTTCGACCGAGGGCGGCATGGACATCGAGGAAGTCGCGCATAAAACGCCGGAAAAGATCCTCACAATCTCAATCGATCCGGCCGCCGGCTATTTCCCTTTTGAGGGCCGGAAGATCGCCTTTGCGCTTGGCCTTGCCGGCGATCAGGTCAAGCAATGCGTCAAGCTGATCGGCGATCTCTATCGCATGTTCGTCGAGAAAGACATGAGCCTGCTCGAGATCAATCCGCTTGTGGTGACGAAGAGCGGTGATCTTCTCTGCCTCGACGGCAAGATGAATTTCGATTCGAATGCGCTGTTCCGGCATCCTGAAATCCTGAAGATGCGTGACATTGATGAGGAGGATCCGTCGGAAGTCGAGGCGTCGAAATATGATCTGAGCTATGTGAAGCTCGATGGTTCGATCGGTTGCATGGTCAACGGCGCCGGACTCGCCATGGCGACCATGGACATCATCAAGCTCTATGGCATGGAGCCCGCGAACTTCCTCGATGTCGGCGGCGGCGCGACGAAGGATAAGGTGAAGGCCGCCTTCAAGATCATCCTCAGCGATCCCAACGTGAAAGGCATCCTGATCAATATCTTCGGCGGCATCATGCGCTGCGACGTCATCGCCGAAGGCGTCGTCGCAGCGGCGCGCGAGATGGCGATCAATGCGCCTCTCGTGGTGCGGCTCGAAGGCACCAATGTCGAGCTTGGAAAGCAAATCCTAGCGCAGAGCGGGCTGACGATCACGCCGGCTGACAATCTCTCGGACGCAGCGGCGAAGATCACCGCTGCGGTGAAGATGAAAGAGGCGGCCTGAGCATGTCCATTCTCATCGACAAGAACGCCCGTGTGCTCTGCCAGGGCGTCACCGGCAGTCAGGGCGCGTTTCATACCGCGCAAGCGATCAGCTACGGCACGCAGATCGTCGGCGGGGTGACGCCAGGCAAGGGCGGAACGAAGCATCCTGACGCCACGCTCGCCAGCGTGCCGA carries:
- the sucC gene encoding ADP-forming succinate--CoA ligase subunit beta; the encoded protein is MNIHEYQAKELYRQYGVPTPQGFAAFTVDEAVEAARKLPGPLWVVKAQIHAGGRGKGKFKEFSAGEKGGVRLARSIDEVALFAKQMLGATLVTAQTGGEGRKVRRLYIENGSAIDRELYLSAIIDRGSSRVAFIASTEGGMDIEEVAHKTPEKILTISIDPAAGYFPFEGRKIAFALGLAGDQVKQCVKLIGDLYRMFVEKDMSLLEINPLVVTKSGDLLCLDGKMNFDSNALFRHPEILKMRDIDEEDPSEVEASKYDLSYVKLDGSIGCMVNGAGLAMATMDIIKLYGMEPANFLDVGGGATKDKVKAAFKIILSDPNVKGILINIFGGIMRCDVIAEGVVAAAREMAINAPLVVRLEGTNVELGKQILAQSGLTITPADNLSDAAAKITAAVKMKEAA
- a CDS encoding D-2-hydroxyacid dehydrogenase, with product MKRLDDAELAPERRGTAGATRIVFLDRGTIGPTVELARPAFDHEWIEYASTAPADIVGCLKGARIAITNKAPIRRADLEALPDLKMIAVAATGYDVVDVAACRERGIIVSNVRGYAVNTVPEHTFALILALRRSIIGYRQDVIDGKWREAGQFCFFTHPIRDLAGSTLGIIGEGAIGQAVARLGQAFGMRTLFAAHKGVSGLGPLYTPFDEVLTTSDVITLHSPLTPGTRDMIDMAEFRKMAKRPLLINTARGGLVVESDLVRALDEGLIAGAGFDCVTAEPFPVDHPFSAILERPNVIVTPHVAWASEEAMQTLWRQVIGHIENFEKGRPSNTV